A genome region from Chryseobacterium sp. G0186 includes the following:
- a CDS encoding alpha/beta hydrolase family protein has protein sequence MNLNSKIFGTAYIVLSTIMINAQTSSAKLPGDPTLPSTKANLEKLVSYDKGNFKYKVEDYFARPKASQFKISPDGKFLSYKEKDKDSKNHVFVKDLSSGKITKAIVEKDDLIKAYGWLNKSRLFYTQDKGGNENIHLYATNVDGSNLKDLTPFDGITLGAIIPIKDTDFVVVTMNKNNKQIFEPYKINFVTGEMTQLYENKDANSPIDDYIFDKDGNLRGYTILENGLTTKTYYKDLQTGKFNLIKSTDWSDTFSIIRFNDNSKNKDEAYVVTNLDSDKAKIVLYDLKKNAVIKEVYSNPVYDVSSISVAGKNRNYELDYISYNGVKEETVPASKFYKEIDDQLKSQFRDKEFGIVSSDDNNDKLLVVVGSDKLYGTYYEYDTKTKQTKLLYNLMPQLKEEDMAEMRPIEFKSRDGLTIRGYITLPKAALEGKKVPLVVNPHGGPQGIRDHWGFNPEAQLFASRGYATLQVNFRISGGYGKEFQKAGYKQIGRKAMDDVEDGVKYAISQGWVDKDKIAIYGGSHGGYATLMGLIKTPDLYACGVDYVGVSNIFTFFDSFPEYWKPYKEMVKQIWYDLDNPEEAKIAKEVSPVFQIDKIKKPLFVVQGANDPRVNINESDQIVKAMRAKGFEVPYMVKYDEGHGFGKEPNRIELYKSMLGFFAENFNKAK, from the coding sequence ATGAATCTAAATTCCAAAATTTTCGGTACGGCTTATATTGTACTTTCTACGATTATGATTAACGCACAAACTTCTTCTGCAAAACTTCCGGGAGATCCCACGCTTCCATCTACCAAGGCCAATCTTGAGAAGCTGGTCTCTTATGATAAAGGAAACTTCAAGTATAAAGTTGAAGATTACTTTGCCAGACCAAAGGCTTCCCAGTTTAAAATTTCGCCGGATGGAAAGTTTCTTTCCTATAAAGAAAAAGATAAGGACAGTAAAAATCATGTTTTCGTTAAAGATCTGAGCAGCGGAAAGATTACAAAGGCTATCGTTGAAAAAGATGATTTGATTAAAGCATATGGCTGGTTGAATAAAAGCCGCCTGTTCTATACCCAGGATAAAGGAGGAAATGAAAATATTCATCTTTATGCTACAAATGTTGATGGATCTAATCTTAAGGATTTAACACCCTTTGATGGCATTACATTGGGGGCAATTATTCCTATAAAAGATACAGACTTCGTGGTGGTTACCATGAATAAAAACAATAAACAGATCTTTGAACCGTATAAAATCAATTTTGTGACAGGGGAGATGACTCAATTGTACGAAAATAAGGATGCGAACAGCCCTATTGATGATTATATTTTCGATAAAGACGGAAACTTAAGAGGATATACCATTCTAGAAAACGGGTTGACAACGAAGACTTATTATAAAGATCTACAGACCGGAAAATTTAATCTCATTAAATCAACAGATTGGTCAGATACATTCAGTATTATCAGATTTAATGATAATTCCAAAAATAAGGATGAAGCCTATGTGGTAACGAATCTGGATAGTGATAAAGCGAAAATTGTTCTCTACGATTTAAAGAAAAATGCAGTGATTAAGGAAGTTTATTCCAATCCGGTATATGATGTAAGTTCAATAAGTGTTGCTGGTAAAAACAGAAACTATGAGTTGGATTATATCAGTTATAATGGCGTAAAAGAAGAAACTGTTCCGGCAAGTAAATTTTACAAGGAAATTGATGATCAGTTGAAATCTCAGTTCAGAGATAAAGAATTTGGAATTGTTTCCTCAGATGACAATAATGATAAACTTCTGGTTGTCGTTGGAAGTGATAAACTATACGGAACATACTACGAGTATGACACCAAAACAAAGCAGACTAAGCTTCTTTACAACCTGATGCCACAACTTAAAGAAGAAGATATGGCAGAAATGAGACCTATTGAATTCAAGAGCAGAGATGGATTGACAATCCGTGGGTATATTACCTTACCTAAAGCTGCATTGGAGGGCAAAAAGGTACCTTTAGTGGTAAACCCTCACGGTGGTCCTCAGGGAATCAGGGATCATTGGGGCTTTAACCCGGAAGCACAGCTGTTTGCAAGCAGAGGATATGCAACACTTCAGGTGAACTTCAGAATTTCAGGCGGATATGGAAAAGAATTTCAAAAAGCAGGATACAAGCAGATCGGAAGAAAAGCAATGGATGACGTGGAAGATGGGGTAAAATATGCCATCAGCCAAGGATGGGTAGATAAAGATAAAATTGCCATCTATGGAGGAAGCCACGGAGGATATGCAACCTTGATGGGCCTGATTAAAACTCCGGATCTATATGCTTGTGGGGTAGACTACGTAGGAGTATCCAATATCTTTACATTCTTTGATTCCTTCCCGGAATACTGGAAGCCTTACAAAGAGATGGTAAAACAGATCTGGTATGATTTAGATAACCCTGAAGAAGCAAAGATTGCTAAGGAAGTATCACCGGTATTCCAGATTGATAAAATTAAAAAACCTTTATTTGTAGTACAGGGTGCCAATGACCCTAGAGTGAATATCAATGAGTCTGATCAGATTGTAAAAGCTATGAGAGCCAAGGGATTTGAAGTACCTTACATGGTGAAATACGACGAGGGACACGGATTTGGAAAAGAACCTAACAGAATTGAACTGTACAAATCTATGCTAGGATTCTTTGCAGAGAATTTCAATAAGGCTAAGTAA
- a CDS encoding SRPBCC domain-containing protein, with amino-acid sequence MEQLSYEIEINAEPEKVWSVLWGDITYRQWATAFMEGSFYEGTLEENNVIKFFDPKHNGMYSRIEKIIPNQEIKFLHLGEIYEGIEVAKDWGEATESYFLEENEEGTLLRTEIQSPAEFKEFFEDKFPKAMMIVKHLSENQL; translated from the coding sequence ATGGAACAATTATCGTATGAAATAGAAATCAATGCAGAACCCGAAAAAGTTTGGAGTGTTCTCTGGGGAGACATTACCTACAGACAGTGGGCAACGGCCTTTATGGAGGGTTCTTTTTACGAAGGAACGCTGGAAGAGAATAACGTAATAAAATTCTTTGACCCCAAGCACAATGGAATGTACAGCCGGATTGAAAAAATTATTCCTAATCAGGAAATAAAATTTCTGCATCTGGGTGAAATTTATGAAGGAATTGAAGTAGCCAAAGATTGGGGAGAGGCTACAGAATCTTATTTTTTAGAAGAAAACGAAGAAGGAACATTACTGAGAACAGAAATTCAGTCTCCGGCAGAATTTAAAGAATTCTTTGAAGATAAATTTCCCAAGGCGATGATGATTGTGAAACATCTTTCAGAAAATCAGCTCTGA
- a CDS encoding DoxX family protein codes for MKLLVILFGTFILALLGTLVFQGKPDFLFSGNLGMAVFIIFTGFSHFKFQKGMTMMIPDFIPAKMFWVYATGVLEIAAGIGLMIPSIREITAILLIVFYVLVFVANINSSKKNINIFKADYTGPGMHYLYTQRIPMQVILIAWTWYFGICLQ; via the coding sequence ATGAAGTTATTGGTCATTCTTTTCGGCACATTTATTCTGGCTTTATTAGGAACTTTGGTATTTCAGGGAAAACCTGATTTCTTATTCTCAGGAAATCTTGGAATGGCTGTTTTCATCATATTTACAGGTTTTTCTCATTTTAAATTTCAGAAAGGGATGACAATGATGATCCCGGATTTTATCCCTGCCAAAATGTTTTGGGTGTATGCTACCGGAGTTCTGGAAATTGCTGCAGGAATTGGGTTGATGATTCCCTCCATTCGTGAGATTACAGCAATCTTATTGATTGTTTTTTATGTACTGGTTTTTGTGGCCAATATCAATTCATCCAAAAAGAATATTAATATTTTTAAAGCAGATTATACAGGTCCGGGGATGCATTATCTTTATACCCAAAGGATTCCTATGCAGGTTATTTTAATAGCCTGGACATGGTATTTTGGAATTTGCCTACAGTAA
- a CDS encoding VOC family protein, producing MNNDIFPCLWYDGDAKQSAEFYCKVFGGEITADTPVVMNIDLFGQRLMLLNGGPQFKKNASISFMVICDTEDEVQKYWDQLLEGGIALMELGSYSWSKKYGWVQDQYGVTWQLFLGEKSGEQKVVPTLMFIHRNNGKAKEAMELYTQTFPNSSIGNILQYGEGSEGHPIPEPAENVQHANFVIDNYTLFCMDNSYDHQFDFNEGISLVVMTDDQQQTDRYWNALTANGGRESMCGWLKDKYGLSWQIVPKRLIQLMNDPQQEKAYKVVQAMMKMQKIIIQDLEDAYNS from the coding sequence ATGAATAACGATATTTTTCCATGCCTTTGGTATGATGGTGATGCCAAGCAATCAGCAGAATTTTACTGCAAGGTTTTTGGAGGAGAAATAACTGCAGATACCCCCGTTGTGATGAATATTGATCTATTCGGACAAAGATTAATGCTGTTGAATGGTGGGCCACAATTTAAAAAAAATGCTTCTATTTCGTTCATGGTGATCTGTGATACAGAAGATGAGGTTCAAAAATATTGGGATCAGCTGCTGGAGGGAGGAATAGCCTTGATGGAGCTTGGTTCTTATTCATGGAGTAAAAAATACGGATGGGTTCAGGATCAATATGGAGTAACCTGGCAACTGTTCCTGGGAGAAAAGTCTGGTGAGCAAAAAGTAGTACCTACCTTGATGTTTATTCATAGAAATAATGGTAAAGCCAAGGAAGCGATGGAACTTTATACTCAGACCTTCCCAAATTCAAGTATTGGAAATATTCTGCAGTATGGAGAGGGAAGTGAGGGACATCCTATCCCGGAGCCTGCTGAAAATGTTCAGCATGCTAACTTTGTCATAGATAACTATACCTTATTCTGTATGGATAATTCCTATGATCATCAATTTGACTTTAATGAGGGAATTTCATTAGTCGTAATGACTGACGATCAGCAGCAAACCGACCGTTATTGGAATGCCCTTACAGCAAACGGTGGCCGGGAAAGTATGTGTGGATGGCTGAAAGATAAATATGGATTAAGCTGGCAGATTGTACCTAAAAGGCTGATTCAGTTAATGAACGATCCTCAGCAGGAAAAAGCTTATAAAGTAGTACAGGCAATGATGAAAATGCAGAAAATTATTATTCAGGATCTGGAGGATGCTTATAACTCTTAA
- a CDS encoding SRPBCC family protein, with translation METLSYETIIDAPMQKVWDILWSHETYSEWTKYFGTGSSMKSDWKIGGRTYFINAEGEGMVSTIDSLDEPNQIVFKHLGMVDKDGHEDTQSKEVMEWSGCFEKYFLIDFDGKTKLHVEVQIDKLWEDDMNSGFTKGLIVVKSLAEGISLSSV, from the coding sequence ATGGAAACCCTATCGTACGAAACAATAATAGATGCTCCCATGCAGAAAGTTTGGGATATTCTTTGGAGTCATGAAACGTATAGCGAGTGGACGAAGTACTTCGGTACAGGATCTAGTATGAAATCCGATTGGAAAATAGGAGGCAGAACCTATTTTATTAATGCTGAAGGGGAGGGAATGGTTTCTACCATAGATAGTTTGGATGAGCCGAACCAGATTGTTTTTAAACATTTGGGAATGGTAGATAAAGATGGTCACGAAGATACCCAAAGTAAGGAAGTTATGGAGTGGAGCGGATGCTTTGAGAAATACTTTTTAATTGACTTTGACGGCAAAACAAAACTTCATGTGGAAGTTCAGATTGATAAGCTGTGGGAAGACGATATGAATAGTGGTTTTACAAAAGGACTGATTGTTGTAAAGAGCTTGGCTGAGGGAATCAGTCTTAGTTCAGTTTGA
- a CDS encoding J domain-containing protein: MKDYYYFLGISQDASEEDIKKAYRKLSLKYHPDKNENDDFFADRFREIQEAYETLSDPGRRRSYDQNLESHERSFRYNVPPAIKTFTANKIHAKKGEEIIINWQTSNADVVKVLPFGLEKPYGERIFKITEFKDGKFQLLLHVTNSLLHKTVVQGITITEVFENDTEKFKNQAEEIFKPQPKTVANRYGQPKIVMLFWGVVILAIALYFLIKEVI, encoded by the coding sequence ATGAAAGATTACTACTATTTTCTCGGTATATCCCAGGATGCTTCAGAAGAAGACATCAAAAAAGCGTATCGAAAGCTTTCTTTAAAATACCATCCCGATAAAAATGAGAATGATGATTTCTTTGCAGATCGTTTTCGTGAGATTCAGGAGGCTTATGAAACGTTGAGTGATCCCGGCAGAAGACGTTCCTATGATCAGAATCTGGAAAGTCATGAGAGAAGCTTCAGGTATAATGTTCCGCCTGCAATAAAGACTTTTACAGCCAATAAAATTCATGCAAAAAAAGGAGAGGAGATTATTATCAATTGGCAAACCAGTAATGCCGATGTGGTGAAAGTATTGCCTTTCGGGTTGGAAAAACCGTATGGGGAAAGGATTTTTAAGATCACTGAGTTTAAAGATGGAAAATTCCAGCTTTTGCTTCATGTAACCAATTCACTTTTGCATAAAACCGTAGTACAGGGAATTACCATTACGGAGGTTTTTGAAAATGATACTGAGAAATTCAAAAATCAAGCTGAAGAAATATTTAAACCACAGCCAAAAACAGTGGCAAACAGATATGGACAGCCCAAGATTGTAATGCTCTTTTGGGGAGTTGTTATATTGGCGATAGCCTTATATTTCCTAATAAAAGAAGTGATCTAG
- a CDS encoding VOC family protein, with product MAKLNPYLNFDGTAEEAFGFYKSVFGGEFVGEVHKMGNAPGTENLSDEEKNRVMHIALPIGGDLLMASDIVPGFGQTLTVGNNNYVSIFPDSRNEAERIFKGLSEGGNVEMPLEDQFWGDYFGSFQDKYGVHWMVNYNEDYTK from the coding sequence ATGGCAAAATTAAATCCGTATCTAAATTTTGATGGAACAGCTGAAGAAGCTTTCGGCTTTTACAAATCTGTTTTTGGAGGAGAGTTCGTTGGAGAAGTTCATAAGATGGGAAATGCTCCCGGTACCGAAAACCTTTCTGATGAGGAAAAAAATAGAGTGATGCATATTGCATTGCCTATTGGAGGCGACCTTTTGATGGCTTCAGATATTGTTCCCGGCTTTGGGCAAACTTTAACTGTGGGAAATAACAATTATGTTTCTATTTTCCCGGATTCAAGAAATGAGGCAGAAAGAATTTTTAAAGGGCTTTCTGAGGGTGGAAATGTAGAAATGCCTCTTGAAGACCAGTTTTGGGGAGACTATTTTGGAAGTTTTCAGGATAAATATGGTGTTCATTGGATGGTGAACTATAATGAAGATTACACAAAATAA
- a CDS encoding DNA-directed RNA polymerase subunit alpha C-terminal domain-containing protein yields MSKSLNSIDAVNYDLTEDFLHGVIAIPARKALKKEKIDSLEKLSDYSEKEIMQLHGFGKNTMMKLKDYMQENQVFFKEA; encoded by the coding sequence ATGTCAAAGAGTTTGAATTCCATTGATGCAGTTAATTATGACCTCACAGAAGATTTTCTTCATGGTGTCATTGCAATCCCGGCAAGAAAAGCCCTGAAAAAAGAGAAAATAGATTCTTTGGAAAAGCTGTCAGATTATTCTGAAAAAGAAATCATGCAGCTTCATGGTTTCGGAAAAAACACGATGATGAAATTAAAAGACTATATGCAGGAGAATCAGGTGTTTTTTAAGGAAGCGTAA
- the gcvP gene encoding aminomethyl-transferring glycine dehydrogenase — protein MNTEQFVSRHISLNEADKQAMLEKLGVSSIEELISQTIPSSIRLEKDLEISAPLSEYEMLNHSKELASKNTDYTSYIGFGYHNTLLPSAIQRNIFENPSWYTAYTPYQAEIAQGRLEALLNFQTVVCDLTGFGLANASLLDESTAAAEAMHMFFNNRTKDQKKADANKFFISDLVLPQTISVLNTKAEGLGIEVVVGDHRTHAFDASYYGVLLQYPGKNGIVLDYTENIVEYKKLDLQVAVACDPMALVKLKSPADMGADCAVGTSQRFGIPLGYGGPHAAFFACREEYKRDIPGRIIGVSQDMYGKRALRMALQTREQHIKRERATSNICTAQVLLAVMAGMYAVYHGPKGLNYIADQIHFKANALKNGLKALGYQTVEEPIFDTVKILMAEDEKGRLMRLMQDHRLNLNYFTDGVVSIAINESTTLEKLNYLMASFAQFKDKQTFKLEIKEGYSIPEENLRKDEILTESVFNKYHTETELMRYIKRLERKDLSLTHSMISLGSCTMKLNAATQMLPLSWADWGSVHPFVPVDQAGGYQQMIAELEKDLAEITGFAGTSLQPNSGAQGEYAGLMVIREYHISRGDHHRNVVLIPQSAHGTNPASAAMAGMKIVVVKNLENGEIDFEDLKAKTEQHSANLSAVMITYPSTYGFFDANIKEITNLIHEHGGQVYMDGANMNAQVGFTSPGNIGADVCHLNLHKTFAIPHGGGGPGVGPICVAKHLVPFLPSNANIRIGAKEAIEGISAAPYGSGLILNISYSYIKMLGTEGLKKATGHAIMNANYLKEILAEHFPILYSNESGRVAHECIVDFRQFKSLGIEVADVAKRLMDYGFHAPTVSFPVAGTLMIEPTESESKSEIDRFAEALISIKKEIDEIANGEADATNNVLKNAPHTEQLVISDSWDKPYSREKAAYPLEWVRDHKFFASVSRVDEAYGDRNLVCTCEPIEAYM, from the coding sequence ATGAATACAGAACAGTTTGTGAGCCGTCACATTTCTCTTAATGAAGCCGATAAACAGGCGATGTTGGAAAAACTTGGCGTTTCTAGTATTGAAGAGTTAATTTCTCAGACCATTCCTTCTTCTATCCGTTTAGAGAAAGATCTTGAGATCTCAGCGCCACTTTCAGAATACGAAATGCTGAACCATTCAAAAGAGCTGGCATCCAAAAATACTGATTATACAAGTTATATCGGTTTCGGATACCACAATACACTTTTACCATCAGCTATTCAAAGAAATATCTTTGAAAACCCAAGCTGGTATACAGCCTATACTCCTTACCAGGCAGAAATAGCACAGGGAAGACTGGAAGCACTTCTTAATTTCCAGACTGTCGTATGTGATCTTACCGGTTTTGGATTGGCAAATGCTTCTCTATTGGATGAATCTACTGCTGCAGCGGAAGCAATGCATATGTTCTTCAACAACAGAACTAAAGATCAAAAGAAGGCTGATGCTAATAAATTCTTTATTTCTGACCTTGTATTGCCTCAAACCATCTCTGTTTTGAATACTAAAGCGGAGGGACTTGGAATTGAAGTCGTGGTAGGAGATCACAGAACTCATGCATTTGATGCTTCTTACTATGGAGTATTATTGCAATATCCTGGGAAAAACGGAATTGTTCTTGATTACACCGAAAATATTGTAGAATATAAAAAATTAGATCTTCAGGTAGCGGTTGCCTGTGACCCAATGGCTTTGGTAAAACTGAAGTCGCCGGCTGATATGGGTGCTGACTGTGCTGTGGGAACTTCACAGAGATTTGGTATTCCATTAGGATACGGAGGTCCTCACGCAGCATTCTTTGCTTGTAGAGAAGAATATAAGAGAGATATTCCAGGAAGAATCATTGGAGTTTCTCAGGATATGTACGGAAAACGTGCATTGAGAATGGCTTTACAGACCAGAGAACAGCACATTAAGAGAGAAAGAGCAACTTCAAATATCTGTACTGCTCAGGTTCTTTTAGCTGTAATGGCAGGAATGTATGCTGTTTACCATGGTCCAAAAGGATTAAACTACATCGCTGATCAGATCCACTTTAAGGCTAATGCATTGAAGAACGGTCTTAAGGCATTAGGATACCAGACCGTAGAAGAGCCAATCTTTGATACAGTAAAAATTCTAATGGCTGAGGATGAGAAAGGAAGATTGATGAGACTGATGCAGGATCACAGACTTAACCTTAACTATTTTACAGATGGAGTAGTGAGTATTGCGATCAACGAAAGTACAACATTGGAGAAATTAAACTATCTGATGGCTTCTTTCGCTCAGTTTAAAGACAAGCAGACTTTCAAATTAGAAATTAAAGAAGGATACAGTATTCCGGAAGAAAACCTTAGAAAGGATGAAATTCTTACAGAATCAGTATTCAACAAATACCATACAGAAACAGAATTGATGCGTTACATCAAGCGTCTTGAGAGAAAAGACCTATCCTTAACGCATTCAATGATTTCTTTAGGATCTTGTACAATGAAGCTTAACGCTGCTACTCAGATGTTGCCACTTTCTTGGGCAGACTGGGGTAGTGTACATCCATTTGTACCGGTAGATCAGGCTGGAGGATATCAGCAGATGATTGCAGAACTTGAAAAAGACCTTGCTGAAATCACTGGTTTTGCAGGAACTTCACTACAGCCAAACTCTGGAGCTCAGGGTGAGTATGCAGGATTAATGGTGATCAGAGAATATCATATCTCAAGAGGAGATCACCACAGAAATGTAGTATTGATTCCTCAGTCTGCACACGGAACTAACCCGGCTTCAGCAGCAATGGCAGGAATGAAGATCGTTGTTGTTAAAAACCTTGAAAACGGTGAAATCGACTTCGAAGATCTTAAAGCTAAAACAGAACAACATTCAGCGAATTTATCAGCTGTAATGATTACTTATCCGTCTACTTACGGATTCTTTGATGCTAACATCAAGGAAATTACCAATCTGATCCACGAACACGGAGGACAGGTATACATGGATGGTGCCAACATGAACGCTCAGGTAGGATTTACAAGTCCTGGAAACATCGGAGCAGACGTTTGCCACCTTAACCTTCACAAGACTTTTGCAATTCCTCACGGAGGTGGAGGTCCTGGAGTAGGTCCAATTTGTGTAGCTAAGCACCTGGTACCATTCTTACCATCTAATGCCAATATCAGAATCGGAGCTAAAGAAGCTATTGAAGGGATTTCTGCAGCACCATACGGTTCAGGATTGATCCTTAATATTTCTTATTCTTACATCAAGATGTTAGGAACTGAAGGTTTGAAAAAAGCTACAGGACACGCTATCATGAATGCTAACTACCTTAAGGAAATTTTAGCAGAGCATTTCCCAATTCTGTATTCAAACGAGAGTGGAAGAGTAGCTCACGAATGTATTGTAGACTTCCGTCAGTTCAAATCTTTAGGAATTGAAGTAGCAGATGTGGCGAAGAGATTAATGGATTATGGTTTCCATGCTCCTACTGTTTCTTTCCCTGTTGCAGGAACATTGATGATTGAGCCTACAGAATCTGAAAGCAAGTCTGAAATCGATCGTTTTGCAGAAGCATTAATCTCTATCAAAAAAGAAATCGATGAAATTGCAAACGGTGAAGCAGATGCTACAAACAACGTATTGAAAAATGCTCCTCACACAGAACAATTGGTCATCTCAGATTCTTGGGATAAACCATACAGCAGAGAAAAGGCAGCTTATCCGCTAGAGTGGGTAAGAGACCACAAATTCTTCGCTTCCGTATCAAGAGTAGATGAAGCTTACGGAGACAGAAACTTAGTATGTACTTGTGAGCCTATTGAAGCTTATATGTAA
- a CDS encoding alpha/beta hydrolase, with protein sequence MKLRNIFIAVLSLFSMVIYGQNSKKHYIFFLHNKFLEDHSLQEKHPKYGVAEYESILHQLKDKNTIIISEKRKANTEPSVYAEKVKKQIDSLMGKGVKAGMITIVGTSQGGYIAQYVSYYEKNPQLKFVFIGASFKDDSLEKDKNFRLYGRILSITEKSDDSHVPLSHEQRFIRSDIKDFKEIELNTGLNHGFLFKALKDWIIPVKSWVYRK encoded by the coding sequence ATGAAACTTAGGAACATTTTTATTGCAGTACTGTCTCTTTTCTCGATGGTGATCTATGGACAAAATTCTAAAAAACATTATATTTTCTTTTTGCATAATAAGTTTTTAGAAGACCATTCCTTGCAGGAAAAACATCCCAAATATGGAGTTGCAGAATATGAATCTATACTTCATCAACTAAAAGATAAAAATACCATCATCATTTCTGAAAAGCGAAAAGCCAATACAGAACCATCAGTCTATGCTGAGAAAGTAAAAAAACAGATTGATAGCTTGATGGGAAAAGGAGTTAAGGCAGGAATGATTACCATTGTAGGAACTTCACAGGGAGGATATATTGCTCAATATGTATCATATTATGAAAAGAACCCGCAATTGAAATTTGTGTTCATTGGAGCCAGTTTTAAAGATGATTCTTTGGAAAAAGACAAAAATTTCAGGTTGTATGGAAGAATTCTTTCCATTACTGAAAAGTCGGATGATAGCCACGTTCCTTTATCACACGAACAGCGGTTTATCAGATCAGATATTAAGGATTTTAAAGAAATAGAGCTTAATACAGGCCTGAATCATGGTTTTCTTTTCAAGGCTCTCAAGGATTGGATTATTCCGGTTAAGAGTTGGGTTTACCGTAAATAA
- a CDS encoding SRPBCC family protein, which produces MDPIKIDITILAPVEKVWNYFNEPKHITKWNFAHESWHCPSSENDLKIGGKFKNKMEAKDKSFAFDFEGVYDDIVPHEKIKYHMEDGRKVEVIFDKIDENTTKVIEVFDPEKQNSVEMQRDGWYAILNNFHKYVENH; this is translated from the coding sequence ATGGATCCAATTAAAATAGACATTACAATTTTAGCTCCTGTAGAAAAAGTATGGAATTATTTCAATGAACCCAAGCATATTACGAAATGGAACTTTGCTCATGAAAGCTGGCATTGTCCGAGTTCTGAAAATGATCTGAAAATAGGAGGGAAATTCAAAAATAAAATGGAAGCAAAAGATAAAAGCTTTGCATTTGACTTTGAAGGAGTATATGATGACATTGTTCCTCATGAGAAAATAAAATATCATATGGAAGATGGACGAAAAGTTGAGGTAATCTTTGATAAAATAGATGAAAATACAACAAAGGTTATTGAGGTTTTCGATCCCGAAAAACAAAATTCAGTGGAAATGCAAAGAGATGGCTGGTATGCTATTCTCAATAATTTCCATAAATATGTAGAGAATCACTAA
- a CDS encoding RNA polymerase sigma factor, translated as MPQKEKESIISQTVSNYGGKLMSYIRPKVKNTEDAEDILQEVWYQFSSITNLSEIVNVGGWLYRVTANKITDRYRKKKTENLEDFVYEDEDGGFSIKDILLMDESAGPEVKMFQDEIWKKLFEALDELPEKQRLVYVENELNDKTLQEIADEQGENIKTIISRKNYAVKHLRNRLRKLYEDLKS; from the coding sequence ATGCCACAGAAAGAGAAAGAAAGCATCATCTCACAGACCGTTTCCAACTACGGAGGAAAGCTGATGTCCTATATTCGTCCCAAGGTAAAAAATACGGAAGATGCGGAAGATATTCTCCAGGAAGTGTGGTACCAGTTCAGCAGCATTACCAATCTTTCTGAGATTGTGAATGTAGGAGGCTGGCTGTACAGGGTGACGGCGAATAAAATAACGGACCGTTACCGTAAAAAGAAAACAGAAAATCTTGAAGATTTCGTCTATGAAGACGAAGACGGAGGTTTTTCCATCAAGGATATCCTATTGATGGATGAAAGCGCTGGTCCTGAAGTAAAGATGTTTCAGGATGAAATCTGGAAAAAACTGTTTGAAGCACTTGATGAACTCCCCGAAAAACAAAGGCTGGTTTACGTAGAAAACGAACTGAACGACAAAACCCTCCAGGAGATCGCCGATGAACAGGGAGAAAACATCAAGACCATCATCAGTAGAAAAAACTATGCTGTGAAGCACTTGAGAAACAGATTGAGAAAGTTATACGAAGATTTAAAAAGTTAG